Within the Miscanthus floridulus cultivar M001 chromosome 2, ASM1932011v1, whole genome shotgun sequence genome, the region TATTTTATATATTTTAGGAGTTGAGCGAGAGATTGGTTCCCTGCAAATGGAGGTATGCAGTATGCTGTCTGAAACATTTAACTAGAATTTGAGTGGAGGCATGAAGTGGTTGTATTAAATCCACCATTCTCtgttatttcaagatgcagtttttACTACAGTATCCTGTGTTCTTGCTGGTATTTGTGGTTTGAAATAAGGGTTAATTCGAACGCTGCCATTGTAACTCTTCGAGTTTAGAAATATACCATTGCAATTCGTGATATTGTAAATATGCCATTGTAATTCCCGTGAAACGTGATTCATGCCATTAAGTAGGCTTTCAGGCGTTCGTATACGGCAACATGTTTAGTATGGCCCGTATTGCCCCTGTCCAGTCGCCGCAGCACCTCCGCCGCACGTCACATTGCCTGCAGCATCCGCTCCTTGGGCGGTACCGTGCCCAGCTGTCCAGCTGACCTGTATGTTGCATTGGATTGCCCAGCTGACCCGTCTGAACAAAgcatatgccataaaaaggtCACAGATAACTTGATAACAAGTTGAAAACTTCTGATAATTTGATAACAAGTTGAACACACTGAACAAAGCATATGCAATAAAAGGTCACAGATAAGTTGATAACAAGTTCACAGACTAGTGCCTGGACTTTAACTGACTACAAGTTCACAAGACTTTAACTGAATACAAAGTTCACATGACTTTAAATGGATACAAGTTCACAGGACTTTAACTGAACAAAGCACGGCCTGATTAATAAAATTCAAAAGCACGACCTGATTTCTAGTTCAAAAGCACGACCTGATTACAGGTTCACAATCACAACCTGATTACACACAGCAACCATCAAAAGCACTCGATATTAAGATTCAGGAATCAGTGACTTGAGCAGTGAGTTGGGTATTAAGGAACTGTGACAAGCTCGTGACAACTCTAGGCTGTGGTGCGGCGGTAGCCTTCTGTTGCTTTTTCTTCACTggagtcttcttcttcttgggcgTCTTCTTCCTTTTGggactctttttcttcttttgtgcTGCCTTCTTCACCTCTGACGGCCCAGCAGTGTCATCATCTTGTTGCCGTTTCCTGCATAGTATAGTGGTTAGCACTAGGTTCAGTACAGAATGCACAAGAAATGCTTTGAGAATGAGTCACTAACCTCTTGTTCTGTGATCTGCCCCCAATTTCTCCATCGGAGTCAACCTCAGCAAATTTGCAAGCCTTGTGAACCCTGAGAAAGTATTCAGTTTCTACAATGAACTCCACTCGTATCTTGCATCTGCTGGGATCGATGGGGTCAAGGTAGATGTGCAGAACATCCTTGAGACGCTGGGTGCTGGCCATGGGGGAAGGGTACTGCTAGCTAGAAAGTACCAGCAGGCTCTAGAAGCTTCCGTCGCTAGGAACTTCCCTGACAATGGCATCATATATGCATGAGCCACAACACTGACAACCTATACAGGTAAATAGCTTATGCTGAAATATCTTGAAAGCTTTTTTTAGCAAAATATCTTGAAAGCTTTCTTTGGTAAATCAAAGATGTTTATAAAAATCATGTCAAACAAAAAGCAATGAGTCATAAAAGATGTTTATTGCAGAAAGATTATAAACACAATATCTCTTCAAGTCTACAACTAACATTTTTAAGGGACAGCGACGTGAGCCGACCGGCCCTGCAGCCGGCGCCTGGGAACTTGCAGGCGTCGTCGCTAGTGCTCCACCCGCTGAGGCCCGCGACGGCCTGGCTCGGCACGGCCTCCTTGAACTGCTCCAGCAGCTGAGCATcgtcggcggcggaggcggccgcggccgccgccacgaTGACGAAGAGTGCCACTACAGCGACCAGCCCCGGAGATTCCATAAACTAGCTAGCGCGCTACCTTAAAACATCAGCTACTAGCTGCCTCTCTCATCTCGCAAAGCGTAGATGCTGCCCAATAGCCCAGCAGCGGTACCTCGCACGGCCCTCGTCTTCTTCGTATGTTCATGTACTTGCAAATACAGAGATTGGTAGATCCGCCCCTGATCCCCAACTACTCTAGTCATACCGAGGGAAGATTTTGCAAGAGTTAAGAGATTACCTGGCCTTGTTGCCAGCCATGGCCGACGAACTGCTCCCACACGGCTCGCCGGTCGCGGGGAAGTCTATCATCTTGCTCAAATCGATGTGCAGACTTGGGGAATCAAATctccttcaccaccaccacctgctcCAGGCACGAATCGCCGCTTGCACAGGTTGCACAGCCTCCGTCGAGCCTGCAcagcctgcgccgccgccgccgtcgagccgactcgcctgcgccgccgccgacTCTGGTTGCTGGGTTAGGGTTCGGGGACGGGAAGAGAAGAGACGAGAGAAAGACCGAGAAAGAAAGCAAAGCGAGCCGCGAGCGACCTTGACTCCTCATGTAAGTCGGATGAGGCAAGGGCAATACGGCCATACGAAAAATGTTTCCGTATACGTACGCCTGCAAGGTGGGCCACAGGTCGTTGCAAACGTACTTAATGGCATGAATCACATTTCACGGGAATTACAATGGCATATTTACAATATCACGAATTGCAATGGTATATTTCTAAACTCGAAGAGTTACAATGGCAGCATTCGAATTAACCCCTGAAATAATACAATGGTTACCAAGCTCTAGCCACAATCTAGAAGCATTGTGCCTCTAGCTAGCCTCCTCATGTGGCGTGAGGTGTGAGTGCAAAACAAATCTCTCTGGTCTAGAGGAGTGTGATACATGTAGCTGTCTTGGGCAACTGTTATTAGTTTATTTGTTAACTTCCTCTACTCTAGCAAATTTGTTTATATGTTTAGAGGGTACATGGAGCTGCCTTTGATATTTGTCTATTGTTAATTCACTTCTATGACTTCCCTTACTAGAACTAGAGGCCACAGCGTGGCATGGCAGCTTATGGGCCCGGCAGGTGGCCATGCGACCTATCTATGTGCAAACTGTATTTTGGTAATTTCATAGTTGTAATTATGCAGGAGAAAAAGCTGGTCGCAGAGATAAAGAAGACTGCCAAGACTGGAAATGAGGTGAGTTTATTAGGAAGTTGAGGGAGATCCGTAGTCCCGAATTCTCTTCGTCCTATGTTCTGATAGATGATCTGTATTTCTCAAGGCCGCAACCAAAATATTAGCTCGGCAACTTGTCAGGCTGAGGCAACAAATCCTCAATTTGCAAGGCACACGGGCACAGATTCGTGGAGTAGCTACTCACACACAGGCATGGCCACCTTCCTGTTTGATTTTTTTCGGATTTTTGTTCTGATCGTGGAATAGACTAACTTGTGATTAATGCATCCATTCTTTATTCAGGCAATGTATGCCGGCACTTCAATCTCTGCTGGAATGAAAGGTGCAAGCAAAGCTATGGCAGCAATGAATAAGGTAAGATGGAAGACAACCATTTTAGCTGTTATTCGGTATCAACACATCCTCTTAAGAAATTTTTGCTTGTGAACACTTTTTGGACTATCTTCTAACTGTCTTCTATATTTCACTGCACATTTCAGCAAATGGAACCGGCGAAACAGATAAAGGTCATGAAAGAATTCCAGAAACAATCAACACAGTTGGACATGACGGTAATAACATTGACACTGTGCTGGCTTGTTTATTTTACTTCAAAGTTCGAAGCTGGTACTTTTCGTATAATTCATGCATTGCCCACTTAGTTACTAGCTTAGTTGCTGTAGAAATGAATCAATTAGAGCACTGTAAATGCATTATAAGACGTATTGAAGTCGAACACTGTGTATTGGGTTTCGATCCTGAGTCTTGACTGATGTCTCACACATTTCAATTTTTGAAGATTGTATCCCTGACGTAGAACAGTTACCATCCACAAGCTTGCAGAACCTCTTAGCATCCTAAAAATAGTCTTCTTCATGTAATTTACAATATTTGCAGCTTGCTAGTGTGCTAAACTATGAAATGTGATAGCAAGTTGTTAATCTTTTCTGAGGGATCAGAGTTCAATATCAGTCTAGGACTGTTGTATCAAAAGAATGTTGTTGTAGGCTTCTAAGCTGTCTCACATTGGAATGGCCGTTTCCATGCAGCTTGAGATGATGTCAGATGCCATTGATGAAACACTTGACAAAGATGAGGCGGAGGAGGAAACAGAAGAGCTTACAAACCAGGTAACCCAAAGTTCTCAGAATACCACCTTGTAAAGAATTCTGCTTTGATTTCTACCAGATCACGAAAAATTCATCCATGGTAAACTGGTTAACTGGCTATGTCGGGTATGCAGGTCCTTGACGAGATTGGTGTCGATGTGGCTTCTCAGGTATGCTTTCAACATGGCAGTTGTCTGTTgtgcagttttttttttgaatgaaTCTTAATTCTGACTTACCGTTTGCTTTCGGCAAATGTAGCTTTCTTCGGCTCCTAAAGGGCGCATCGGAGCAACTAACAAGAAAGTCGATAACAGCCACGCTCGGTATGCAAATGATTTTTCAAATTTCAACTGACAACACCATGCCATTTAAATTTAGGTCTGGCGCACTGTCTCTGCATGTTGCCTTTGCTATCTGAGCAAATTGTGGTTTCTGCAGTAATACTGCGGCTCCTGCAAGGAACGTGGCGGCACCACCCGAATCCTCTGCTGAAGTTGACGATCTGGAGAGGCGACTGGCATCTCTGCGCCGTATCTGAGTCTGAGCCGCTAAAGAAagaacttgtttgtaatgtactAGTAGTTATTCATCTATATATGTAAAGTTGTTTATATGTGTAACGAAACAGCGAACTGCACATGATACGGTTTAATAACCTACCTaatgttttatttattttgagAAGTATAACTCCACAGTCAACCTAATCGCAAAAGCCAGGGCGGAATCATACGAAGGTCCGCAATTGCGTCACAGGCCGCCATAGCTGGCCGAGCCCACCCTTTGGGTTGGCCCAAGCAGCTCTGGCCAGCTCTCATTCAAACGCGCTCGTAATGCTAAAACGGTATTGCTGGGTATAGGCGTCCGTCCGGGCGGACGGTGCCGTTGGTGGGCCATGATATAGTCCAACGATCGCTCTCCACTCGCACTCGCCCTAGACcgttcttaaaaaaaaaaaaaaagaaccttTTTATCCCTTCCGCTCCATCATCTCTACCACAGCGTCTTGCGGCTGCCACTCTGTCTGACCCGTCCCGAACGCGGATGCTATTCTGCCTCACTGCTATCGCGTGCCCCATCCAGCGCCGCTCGCTGGCCCCTCTCGTCACGCGCgttggtgctggtggtgctcactCCACTcgttgccccccccccccgccccccggGGGGCCGAGCCAAGACTAGTGCTGGTGGCGCCGGTGCGCCCGCCCGGCCGAGCCAAGCCTAGTGCTGGTGGCGGTGGTGTCCGTGCGCCGCCGCTCGTTGTCCGCTCCGACCCCAGCGGCTGGAATCGACCGGCCCCGGCCtttccctcccctatgttgcatatgtacgACATTTTAGGTGTATGCTGCAATTGTTCCATTttaatgttacaaaagtagatcacggatgttgcacatgctgcatatgttgcaaatgttgcagatgcaagttgcaagcgtttgttcaaaatgtttcatctatttctaaACGTATGATGCAATCgttttttatttggatgttgcatatgtttcacacatgttgcaataatatgttccaaaATGTTTTggttgtttcagtcttatgtcgcagcaagtggtttcatgttgcaagtgctatattttggatgtttcatgtgttccacacacatgttgcaagtgcattttccaaatgtttcatctgttttcagacgtttgttgcattcaaatgtttttttatgttgtaagtgttttggcCGAGGGCGAGCCGGAGGCGGACGGTGCGCGCGGCGTGCCAGGGTAGGCTGTAGACGGGGGCGATGGGGGCAGGCGGATGGGTGCTCCGGTCAGAGACGCGTCGGGTCCCGGCTCTCGAGTGCCGACAtgcggggagagagagagagagagagagagagagcctggAGAATAACCGACGACCTCAAATACAAGGGCGGAGTGTGCGGAGTGGGAAGAAGCCGAACGAGGGTGGGGTGATGGCGGACTGCACGGGCGTCTAGACACATGTCCGTCTGAACGTCTGGGCGCTAGCCACGCCGATGCTAAAAACTGGCAGTTGGAGatccattcatgcatcatgcatgcacatCAGCAGCACACCCAACAGAAAGTTCGACGACCCAGGTTACCTGCGGGCCCAGTCTGCTGGTAGATAACGGGCTAACGGCCTTACAAACTCCACTCGTTTAAACTTGGGATTAGCATGGAGCAGGTGCCCCGCATGCTCGTCGACGGCTTTTAAAAAAAAGGTTGATAAGGCAAGCATTTGTACCTGATATTTTCCTTTGTTGGAGAGGAATTTACAGCTCATTGTAATATTACAAATCTGCCCTCCACAGATCTCACAGTACCATTATCAAGTCAGGCTAACACCAAACTTAAATTTCACAACTCGCCCCGAAATTGTTGAACAGTTGACAGATGTGCAGATAAAGCTTAGCTTCATTAACTGGAAATATCAGTTCCTTGGTTATTACACTAAATACCCACGCAAATtaacgccctgttcgtttgggcttgtttagcTGATAatccatgactgaaagtaccgttggctgatttggtgtgagagaaaaatactgttcgttggctgaaaaggtacggcttataagccaaacaagcccaagcgaacagggcgtaaaTCAT harbors:
- the LOC136522507 gene encoding vacuolar protein sorting-associated protein 2 homolog 2-like isoform X1; the encoded protein is MNIFKKKVDPKEALRTSKREMAVATRGVEREIGSLQMEEKKLVAEIKKTAKTGNEAATKILARQLVRLRQQILNLQGTRAQIRGVATHTQAMYAGTSISAGMKGASKAMAAMNKQMEPAKQIKVMKEFQKQSTQLDMTLEMMSDAIDETLDKDEAEEETEELTNQVLDEIGVDVASQLSSAPKGRIGATNKKVDNSHARNTAAPARNVAAPPESSAEVDDLERRLASLRRI
- the LOC136522507 gene encoding vacuolar protein sorting-associated protein 2 homolog 2-like isoform X2, translated to MNIFKKKVDPKEALRTSKREMAVATRGVEREIGSLQMEEKKLVAEIKKTAKTGNEAMYAGTSISAGMKGASKAMAAMNKQMEPAKQIKVMKEFQKQSTQLDMTLEMMSDAIDETLDKDEAEEETEELTNQVLDEIGVDVASQLSSAPKGRIGATNKKVDNSHARNTAAPARNVAAPPESSAEVDDLERRLASLRRI